The following coding sequences are from one Microvirgula aerodenitrificans DSM 15089 window:
- a CDS encoding lysophospholipid acyltransferase family protein — MHYTLFDTPVIRTLFAWISIVLLRVSGWKLVGRFPDQPKYVLIAAPHTSNWDFPLTLGMCFAARAKIYWMGKASLFRGPMGPIMRWLGGIPVQRGQRNSLVEQMVEVYRRSERLVVAIPPEGTRNRVTEWKTGFYYIAVGAEVPILMAYMDYPSKTAGFGPLFQPTGDIERDMREIRAFYQDKTGRHPGGKTGKAG, encoded by the coding sequence ATGCACTACACCCTTTTCGATACCCCCGTCATTCGCACGCTGTTCGCCTGGATTTCCATTGTGCTGCTGCGCGTCAGTGGCTGGAAGCTGGTTGGCCGCTTTCCCGATCAGCCCAAATATGTGCTGATCGCCGCACCACATACCAGCAACTGGGACTTTCCGCTGACACTCGGCATGTGCTTCGCCGCACGGGCGAAAATCTACTGGATGGGCAAGGCCAGCCTGTTTCGCGGACCGATGGGGCCGATCATGCGCTGGCTCGGGGGGATTCCGGTCCAGCGCGGCCAGCGCAATTCGCTGGTCGAACAGATGGTCGAGGTCTACCGTCGGTCCGAGCGGCTGGTGGTCGCCATTCCGCCGGAGGGGACGCGCAACCGCGTCACCGAATGGAAGACCGGCTTCTACTATATTGCCGTCGGTGCCGAAGTGCCGATCCTGATGGCCTATATGGACTACCCGAGCAAGACCGCCGGCTTCGGCCCGCTGTTCCAGCCGACCGGCGATATCGAGCGCGACATGCGCGAGATTCGCGCGTTCTATCAGGACAAGACCGGGCGTCACCCGGGGGGCAAGACCGGCAAGGCCGGTTGA
- the nemA gene encoding N-ethylmaleimide reductase has translation MNADKLLTPLTLGAIELRNRIVMAPLTRLRAIEPGDIPTPLMAEYYTQRASAGLIITEAAQISPVGKGYAGAPGIYDETQVAAWKHITDAVHEHGGRMAIQLWHVGRISHTALQPGHAAPVAPSALAADTRTTIRDENGNLTRVPCSVPRALETAELEDLVEDYRLATDRARRAGFDLIEIHAAHGYLLAQFLSPQSNVRTDAYGGSIENRARLTLEVVDATIAEWDSAHVGIRISPLGMFNGLDDAGQEEMACYLVSELARRNLAYLHISEPDWAGGPAYSEAFRRALRDRYPGKILAAGSYTTEKGEKLISQGLIDAAVFGRPFIANPDLVERLTLGAPLNAVDEATVYASGATGYTDYPTLSARA, from the coding sequence ATGAACGCCGACAAGTTGCTCACGCCGCTCACCCTGGGCGCAATCGAACTCCGCAACCGCATTGTGATGGCCCCGCTGACCCGCCTGCGCGCCATCGAACCGGGCGATATCCCGACTCCGCTGATGGCCGAGTACTACACCCAGCGGGCCAGCGCCGGCCTGATCATTACCGAGGCCGCGCAGATTTCGCCGGTCGGCAAGGGCTATGCCGGCGCACCGGGCATCTATGACGAAACCCAGGTCGCCGCCTGGAAGCACATCACCGATGCCGTCCATGAGCACGGCGGCCGCATGGCGATCCAGTTGTGGCACGTCGGCCGCATTTCGCACACTGCGCTGCAGCCCGGCCACGCCGCCCCGGTGGCACCGTCGGCGCTGGCTGCCGACACCCGCACCACCATTCGCGATGAAAACGGCAATCTGACCCGCGTGCCCTGCTCGGTGCCGCGCGCACTGGAAACCGCCGAACTGGAAGACCTGGTTGAAGACTACCGTCTGGCCACCGACCGCGCGCGCCGCGCCGGCTTTGACCTGATTGAAATCCATGCCGCACACGGCTACCTGCTGGCCCAGTTCCTGTCGCCGCAGTCCAATGTCCGCACCGACGCCTATGGTGGCAGTATCGAGAACCGGGCCCGGCTGACGCTGGAAGTGGTCGATGCGACCATCGCCGAGTGGGACAGCGCTCACGTCGGCATCCGCATTTCGCCGCTGGGGATGTTCAACGGGCTGGACGATGCCGGACAGGAAGAAATGGCCTGCTACCTGGTCAGCGAGCTGGCACGGCGCAATCTCGCCTACCTGCATATCTCGGAACCGGACTGGGCTGGTGGCCCGGCCTACAGCGAGGCGTTCCGCCGCGCGCTGCGCGACCGCTACCCGGGCAAAATTCTGGCCGCCGGCAGTTACACCACGGAAAAGGGCGAGAAGCTGATCTCGCAGGGGCTGATCGACGCCGCCGTCTTTGGCCGGCCGTTTATCGCCAATCCGGATCTGGTCGAACGACTGACCCTGGGTGCACCGCTGAACGCCGTCGACGAAGCCACGGTGTATGCGTCGGGCGCCACCGGCTACACCGACTACCCGACCCTGTCCGCCCGGGCCTGA
- a CDS encoding glutathione S-transferase N-terminal domain-containing protein, translating into MKLYYTPGACSMAVHIVLEEAGLPYDLERINLRASPRLTADGRDFRTINPRNYVPALALPCGTVLTEAAAIMQYVADLVPGKGLVPRAGTLERAQLAEWLNFIATEIHKGTGPLWDVDGQNSAGMKQRAWARLSLRLDDVETRLAGRDYLNGSYSVADAYLFTCLGWLGFLHHSLDRWPRIKALRARVFKRPAVQAAMTAEGLLG; encoded by the coding sequence ATGAAGCTGTACTACACCCCGGGCGCGTGCTCGATGGCGGTGCATATCGTGCTGGAAGAAGCCGGCCTGCCGTACGACCTCGAACGCATCAACCTGCGTGCGTCACCGCGCCTGACCGCCGATGGTCGCGACTTCCGCACCATCAACCCGCGCAACTATGTGCCGGCGCTGGCCCTGCCGTGCGGTACGGTGCTGACCGAGGCGGCAGCGATCATGCAGTACGTGGCTGACCTGGTGCCCGGCAAGGGGCTGGTACCGCGTGCCGGCACGCTGGAACGGGCGCAACTGGCGGAATGGCTGAACTTTATCGCCACTGAAATCCACAAGGGCACGGGGCCGCTGTGGGATGTGGATGGCCAGAACTCGGCCGGGATGAAGCAGCGTGCCTGGGCCCGGCTCAGCCTGCGACTCGACGATGTCGAAACGCGCCTGGCGGGGCGGGACTACCTGAACGGCAGCTACAGCGTGGCCGATGCCTATCTGTTCACCTGCCTGGGCTGGCTGGGCTTCCTGCATCATTCGCTCGATCGCTGGCCGCGCATCAAGGCGCTGCGCGCGCGGGTGTTCAAGCGGCCGGCCGTGCAGGCGGCGATGACGGCGGAAGGACTGCTGGGCTAG
- the accB gene encoding acetyl-CoA carboxylase biotin carboxyl carrier protein, translated as MDLRKLKKLIDLVEESGIAELEVTEGEEKVRITRVQAGNTVSYAAPPMAMQAPAPAAAPVAAAPVVEAKPVVDDTKLIKSPMVGTFYRSSSPGSKPFLEVGQTVNVGDTLCIIEAMKLMNEIEADRSGVIKSILAENGQPVEYGEPLFVIE; from the coding sequence ATGGACCTTCGCAAGCTGAAAAAACTGATCGACCTCGTCGAGGAATCCGGCATCGCCGAACTCGAAGTTACCGAGGGAGAAGAAAAAGTCCGCATCACCCGCGTGCAGGCAGGCAACACTGTCAGCTACGCCGCACCGCCGATGGCGATGCAGGCCCCGGCACCGGCCGCCGCCCCCGTGGCAGCAGCCCCGGTGGTCGAGGCCAAGCCGGTCGTCGACGACACCAAGCTGATCAAGTCGCCGATGGTCGGGACTTTCTACCGCTCGTCCAGCCCGGGTTCGAAGCCGTTCCTCGAAGTCGGCCAGACGGTCAATGTCGGCGATACGCTGTGCATCATCGAAGCGATGAAGCTGATGAATGAAATCGAAGCGGACCGTTCCGGCGTGATCAAGTCGATCCTGGCCGAAAACGGCCAGCCGGTCGAATACGGCGAGCCGCTGTTCGTCATCGAGTAA
- a CDS encoding DUF2325 domain-containing protein encodes MRALIVGGDHIEPTRRALQAQGFQDIVHWSGRKTGDLTRPMPARVGHMVIMLGYINHNLARRMRQIARAQNIRLDFVGRKGLH; translated from the coding sequence ATGCGAGCCCTCATTGTCGGCGGCGACCATATCGAGCCCACCCGGCGCGCCCTGCAGGCGCAAGGTTTTCAGGACATCGTGCACTGGAGCGGCCGCAAGACCGGCGACCTGACCCGGCCGATGCCGGCCCGGGTCGGCCATATGGTCATCATGCTCGGCTACATCAACCACAACCTGGCCAGGCGCATGCGCCAGATTGCCCGGGCGCAGAACATCCGGCTCGATTTCGTCGGCCGCAAGGGACTGCACTAG
- a CDS encoding gamma-butyrobetaine hydroxylase-like domain-containing protein, with protein MTGLTPASPRPTDIVLHTRSAQLEIAFDDGARFQLPCEYLRVFSPSAEVRGHGPGQETLQVGKRHVAITDLEPVGHYALKLVFDDGHSTGLYSWDYLYELGLKQAEYWQHYLDRLAAAGASRE; from the coding sequence ATGACCGGCCTGACCCCTGCTTCTCCCCGCCCGACCGACATCGTGCTGCACACGCGCAGCGCACAACTGGAAATCGCCTTCGACGATGGCGCGCGTTTTCAGCTGCCGTGCGAATACCTGCGGGTGTTCTCGCCGTCGGCGGAAGTCCGCGGCCATGGCCCCGGCCAGGAAACGCTGCAGGTCGGCAAGCGTCACGTGGCCATAACCGATCTCGAACCGGTTGGTCACTACGCCTTGAAGCTGGTGTTTGACGACGGTCATTCCACCGGGCTGTACAGCTGGGATTATCTTTACGAGCTCGGCCTCAAGCAGGCCGAATACTGGCAACACTATCTCGACCGCCTCGCCGCCGCCGGCGCCAGCAGGGAGTAA
- a CDS encoding DUF1328 domain-containing protein: MFRWGVIFLIVALVAAALGFGGLAGTAAYAAKIVFVVGLILFVLSLFSRRG, translated from the coding sequence ATGTTTCGTTGGGGCGTCATTTTTCTGATTGTCGCACTGGTTGCGGCCGCGCTTGGATTCGGCGGTCTGGCCGGTACGGCAGCCTACGCGGCCAAAATCGTTTTTGTCGTTGGCCTCATCCTCTTCGTGCTCAGCCTGTTTTCCCGTCGCGGCTGA
- a CDS encoding TetR/AcrR family transcriptional regulator yields the protein MMTEASPSHDTREHILAVAEPMILGRGFTAVGLTELLTAAGVPKGSFYHYFRSKEHFGEALLERYFAGYASRMETLFADGVPGPMRDRLLAYFASWLHGACDIENHGSCLAVKLSGEVCDLSEPMREALAHGMNQVVGKLSAAIAAAVADGSTTAGDDCDALAEALYSMWLGAALRTKVLRDPAPLQRALDETRRRLPQPD from the coding sequence ATGATGACTGAAGCCTCACCGTCGCACGATACCCGCGAACACATTCTTGCCGTCGCCGAGCCGATGATCCTCGGTCGCGGCTTCACCGCGGTCGGCCTGACCGAGCTGCTGACGGCCGCCGGCGTGCCCAAGGGATCGTTCTACCATTACTTCCGTTCTAAGGAGCACTTCGGTGAAGCGCTGCTGGAACGCTACTTCGCCGGCTACGCCAGCCGGATGGAGACGCTTTTCGCCGACGGCGTGCCCGGCCCGATGCGCGACCGGCTGCTGGCCTATTTTGCGTCCTGGCTGCACGGCGCCTGCGATATTGAAAATCACGGCAGTTGCCTGGCGGTCAAGCTGTCGGGCGAGGTCTGCGATCTGTCCGAGCCAATGCGCGAAGCGCTCGCGCACGGCATGAACCAGGTGGTCGGCAAGCTGTCTGCCGCCATCGCGGCGGCCGTTGCCGACGGCTCGACCACGGCCGGCGACGATTGCGATGCACTGGCCGAAGCCCTGTACTCGATGTGGCTGGGTGCTGCGCTGAGAACCAAGGTGCTGCGCGACCCGGCTCCACTGCAACGGGCGCTGGACGAAACCCGGCGGCGCCTGCCGCAACCGGACTGA
- a CDS encoding CsbD family protein — protein MNSDTFEGKWEQLKGKVKAAWGELTDDDLTRINGKVEQLNGLIRERYGRTKEQAETEIRAFLDRHK, from the coding sequence ATGAACAGTGATACGTTTGAAGGCAAGTGGGAACAACTGAAGGGCAAGGTCAAGGCCGCCTGGGGCGAGCTGACCGATGATGACCTGACCCGCATCAATGGCAAGGTCGAGCAGCTCAACGGCCTGATCCGCGAGCGCTACGGCCGAACGAAGGAGCAGGCGGAAACCGAAATCCGCGCCTTCCTCGACCGCCACAAGTAA
- the ylqF gene encoding ribosome biogenesis GTPase YlqF, giving the protein MAIQWFPGHMHKAKREFADKLAEVDVVIEMCDARLPMSSSNPMISRLLETRRPKLKILNKQDLADPATTRDWLAWFASQPGTGAIALDNGESNPKKKIIDAARALVPGRVIGADRPLRLIVCGIPNVGKSTLINSLMGKKIAKTGNEPAITKAQQRIQLTDEVVLFDTPGMLWPKIEHERSGYALAASGAVGRNAMDEAEVALELLAMLMPVYPAELMARYNLSALPDSDVALFEEIGRRRGAMRAGGVLDEQKAAEVVLNDFRDGRIGRLTLETPAQWEVMAQEIEARLEAERLADEADRAERKARREGRKDSAE; this is encoded by the coding sequence ATGGCCATCCAATGGTTCCCCGGTCACATGCACAAGGCCAAGCGCGAGTTTGCCGACAAGCTCGCCGAAGTCGACGTGGTGATCGAGATGTGCGATGCGCGTCTGCCGATGTCGTCGTCCAACCCGATGATTTCCCGTCTGCTCGAGACCCGGCGGCCGAAGCTCAAGATCCTCAACAAGCAGGATCTGGCCGATCCGGCCACCACCCGGGACTGGCTGGCCTGGTTCGCCTCGCAGCCGGGGACCGGCGCGATTGCGCTCGACAACGGCGAGAGCAATCCGAAAAAGAAGATTATCGACGCGGCGCGCGCGCTGGTGCCCGGTCGGGTGATCGGTGCGGACCGGCCATTGCGGCTGATCGTGTGCGGTATTCCCAACGTCGGCAAATCGACGCTGATCAACAGCCTGATGGGCAAGAAGATCGCCAAGACCGGCAACGAGCCCGCCATCACCAAGGCGCAGCAGCGCATCCAGCTGACCGACGAAGTCGTGCTGTTCGATACCCCGGGCATGCTGTGGCCGAAGATCGAGCATGAGCGTTCCGGCTATGCGCTGGCCGCCAGCGGCGCTGTCGGCCGCAATGCGATGGACGAGGCCGAGGTGGCGCTCGAACTGCTGGCGATGCTGATGCCGGTCTACCCGGCCGAACTGATGGCGCGCTACAACCTGAGCGCGCTGCCGGACAGCGATGTAGCACTGTTCGAGGAAATCGGCCGTCGCCGTGGCGCCATGCGTGCCGGCGGCGTGCTGGACGAGCAGAAGGCGGCCGAAGTGGTGCTGAACGACTTCCGCGACGGCCGTATCGGCCGGCTGACGCTGGAAACGCCGGCGCAGTGGGAGGTCATGGCCCAGGAAATCGAAGCCCGGCTCGAAGCCGAGCGGCTGGCTGACGAGGCCGACCGCGCCGAGCGCAAGGCGCGGCGCGAAGGCCGCAAGGACAGCGCCGAGTAG
- the ubiE gene encoding bifunctional demethylmenaquinone methyltransferase/2-methoxy-6-polyprenyl-1,4-benzoquinol methylase UbiE, producing MDKQTHFGFQTVEENAKAGKVAEVFHSVANKYDVMNDMMSGGLHRIWKHFTLNTAGLRPGQKVLDIAGGTGDLARGWAKRVGKQGEVWLTDINSSMLTVGRDRLLDEGTVLPVALADAEKLPFPDNYFDLVSVAFGLRNMTHKELALAEMLRVLKPGGKLLVLEFSRIWSPLKPVYDLYSLKALPIMGKLIAGDAASYQYLAESIRMHPDQETLKQMMLDVGFGKVDYHNLSAGIVALHKGYKF from the coding sequence ATGGACAAGCAGACCCATTTCGGATTCCAGACCGTCGAAGAAAATGCCAAGGCCGGCAAGGTGGCCGAGGTGTTCCATTCGGTCGCCAACAAGTACGACGTGATGAACGACATGATGTCGGGTGGCCTGCACCGGATCTGGAAGCACTTCACGCTGAATACCGCCGGGCTGCGCCCGGGCCAGAAAGTGCTCGATATCGCCGGTGGCACTGGCGACCTGGCGCGCGGCTGGGCCAAACGGGTCGGCAAGCAGGGCGAAGTCTGGCTGACCGACATCAACAGCTCGATGCTGACCGTCGGCCGTGACCGGCTGCTGGACGAGGGTACGGTGCTGCCGGTCGCGCTGGCCGATGCGGAAAAGCTGCCGTTCCCGGACAACTACTTCGATCTGGTCAGCGTCGCCTTCGGCCTGCGCAACATGACCCACAAGGAACTGGCACTGGCCGAGATGCTGCGGGTGCTGAAGCCGGGCGGCAAGCTGCTGGTGCTGGAGTTCTCGCGCATCTGGTCGCCGCTGAAGCCGGTCTACGACCTGTATTCGCTGAAGGCGCTGCCGATCATGGGCAAGCTGATTGCCGGCGACGCCGCCAGCTACCAGTACCTGGCCGAGTCGATCCGCATGCACCCGGACCAGGAAACGCTGAAGCAGATGATGCTCGATGTCGGCTTCGGCAAGGTCGATTATCACAACCTCAGCGCCGGCATCGTCGCGCTGCACAAGGGCTACAAGTTCTGA
- a CDS encoding cryptochrome/photolyase family protein, whose protein sequence is MTRFDISICWFRRDLRLSDQAALYQALKHSRSVVCVFVFDRAILEPLPRADRRVDFIHRSLAELKQALREHGSDLLVRHADACEAIPELARTLGADAVFANRDDDPAAIARDDAVAAALAADGRTLLTSKDVTLFERDEVLTASGTPYSVYTPYRNAWRKKLDPFFLQAYPVERYLTALAPLPPQPFPSLPELGFAPADPGVPTGMSGAQALFAAFQPRIAHYRTLRDYPADNGVSALSVHLRFGTISIRQLAQFAWADGSDGAMCWLDELIWRDFYHQILWHHPRVGQGRSFKPEYEGLAFPGDPQHFDAWCEGRTGYPLVDAAMRQLNRTGWMHNRLRMVSASFLVKDLLIDWRHGEAYFAEKLLDFDLAANNGGWQWAASTGCDAQPYFRIFNPVTQSEKFDPRGDFIRRFVPELAALDHKAIHAPWQARQLPPGFRLSHDYPAPIVDHAVQRQRALALYGKD, encoded by the coding sequence ATGACACGCTTTGATATCTCGATCTGCTGGTTCCGCCGCGACCTGCGGCTGTCCGACCAAGCCGCGCTGTACCAGGCCCTGAAGCACAGCCGAAGCGTGGTGTGCGTCTTCGTATTCGACCGCGCCATTCTCGAACCACTGCCAAGGGCCGACCGCCGGGTGGATTTCATCCACCGCTCGCTGGCCGAACTCAAGCAGGCGCTGCGCGAGCACGGCAGCGATCTGCTGGTCCGCCATGCCGATGCCTGCGAGGCGATTCCCGAACTGGCTCGCACGCTGGGTGCCGACGCCGTGTTTGCCAACCGCGACGATGACCCGGCCGCCATCGCCCGTGACGATGCCGTGGCTGCCGCCCTGGCCGCCGACGGGCGCACGCTGCTCACCAGCAAGGACGTGACGCTGTTCGAGCGTGACGAGGTCCTGACCGCATCCGGGACGCCCTACAGCGTCTATACGCCGTACCGGAACGCATGGCGGAAAAAGCTCGATCCGTTCTTCCTGCAGGCCTATCCGGTGGAACGCTACCTGACAGCACTGGCGCCGCTGCCGCCGCAACCGTTCCCGTCCCTGCCCGAGCTCGGCTTTGCGCCGGCCGACCCCGGCGTGCCGACCGGGATGTCCGGCGCGCAGGCCCTGTTTGCGGCCTTCCAGCCACGCATTGCCCATTACCGCACCCTGCGCGACTACCCGGCCGACAATGGCGTGTCGGCGCTGTCGGTCCACCTGCGCTTCGGCACGATCTCGATCCGGCAACTGGCGCAGTTCGCCTGGGCCGACGGTTCGGACGGCGCGATGTGCTGGCTCGACGAACTGATCTGGCGCGACTTCTACCACCAGATCCTCTGGCACCATCCCCGGGTCGGTCAAGGGCGGTCGTTCAAGCCGGAGTACGAGGGCCTGGCCTTCCCCGGCGACCCGCAGCATTTCGACGCCTGGTGCGAGGGACGGACCGGCTATCCGCTGGTCGACGCCGCGATGCGTCAGCTGAACCGGACCGGCTGGATGCACAACCGGCTGCGCATGGTCAGTGCCAGCTTTCTGGTCAAGGACCTGTTGATCGACTGGCGCCATGGCGAAGCGTATTTCGCCGAAAAGCTGCTGGATTTCGATCTGGCCGCCAACAATGGCGGCTGGCAGTGGGCCGCCTCGACCGGCTGCGATGCCCAGCCATACTTCCGCATTTTCAACCCGGTCACCCAGTCGGAGAAATTCGACCCGCGCGGCGATTTCATCCGCCGCTTCGTCCCGGAACTGGCCGCGCTGGACCACAAGGCCATCCACGCGCCGTGGCAGGCCAGGCAGTTGCCGCCCGGCTTCCGGCTGTCGCATGACTATCCGGCGCCGATCGTCGACCATGCCGTGCAGCGGCAGCGTGCGCTGGCGCTGTACGGCAAGGACTGA
- the osmY gene encoding molecular chaperone OsmY, whose translation MNTTRNRMFQHATPWLLASSLVFSGAAMADTLGQSIDKAGSKIESGAKQADAYIDDSAVTARVKAALLADEQIKSLDIGVETQQGVVLLSGFVNDMQQSSLAAQLAANVPGVKEVRSDLRLKDGGDKGARGYLSDTAITSQVKAALLADADVKSFPISVSTSNGRVQLSGVVRNKAQVLRAAEVAGGIQGVTSVKNDLRVK comes from the coding sequence ATGAATACGACCCGAAACCGGATGTTCCAGCATGCGACCCCGTGGCTCCTCGCTTCCTCGCTGGTCTTCAGTGGCGCGGCGATGGCGGACACCCTCGGCCAGAGTATCGACAAGGCCGGCAGCAAGATCGAGAGTGGTGCAAAGCAGGCGGATGCCTATATCGACGACAGCGCGGTGACGGCCAGGGTCAAGGCTGCGCTGCTGGCCGACGAGCAGATCAAAAGCCTCGATATCGGCGTGGAGACCCAGCAGGGCGTCGTGCTGCTGTCAGGCTTCGTCAACGATATGCAGCAGTCGTCGCTGGCCGCGCAACTGGCGGCGAACGTGCCCGGCGTCAAGGAGGTCAGAAGTGACCTGAGGCTGAAGGACGGCGGTGACAAGGGCGCCAGGGGCTATCTCAGCGATACGGCCATCACCAGCCAGGTGAAGGCGGCGCTGCTGGCCGATGCCGATGTGAAGTCATTTCCGATCAGCGTAAGTACCAGCAATGGCCGGGTCCAGCTCAGCGGCGTGGTCAGGAACAAGGCCCAGGTGCTCCGCGCGGCGGAAGTCGCCGGCGGCATCCAGGGCGTCACCTCGGTCAAGAACGACCTGCGGGTGAAGTAA
- the aroQ gene encoding type II 3-dehydroquinate dehydratase gives MSTTNPRNPSRVLVLHGPNLNLLGTREPQHYGADTLAGINARLIERARARGVACDTFQSNAEHLLIERIHAAREDGTGFIVINPAAFTHTSVALRDALAAVDLPFVEVHLSNVHKREPFRHHSYFSDLAVGVICGLGARGYEFALDIALDSLAAH, from the coding sequence ATGTCGACGACAAACCCCCGAAACCCCAGCCGCGTACTTGTGCTGCACGGACCGAACCTGAACCTGCTCGGCACCCGTGAACCCCAGCATTATGGCGCAGATACGCTCGCCGGGATCAATGCGCGTCTGATCGAGCGGGCCCGTGCCCGCGGCGTGGCCTGCGATACCTTCCAGTCCAATGCCGAGCACCTGCTGATCGAGCGCATCCATGCCGCCCGCGAGGACGGCACGGGGTTCATCGTCATCAATCCGGCGGCATTCACCCACACCAGCGTCGCCCTGCGCGATGCGCTTGCCGCTGTCGATCTCCCCTTCGTCGAGGTGCACCTCTCCAATGTGCACAAGCGCGAACCGTTCCGACACCACTCGTATTTCTCCGACCTCGCGGTCGGCGTGATCTGCGGGCTGGGTGCGCGCGGCTACGAATTCGCACTCGATATCGCCCTGGACTCGTTGGCGGCCCACTGA
- the queA gene encoding tRNA preQ1(34) S-adenosylmethionine ribosyltransferase-isomerase QueA — translation MLLSEFDYDLPERLIAQFPPEQRGNSRLLHVEGDRLSDLRFPDLIGLLAPGDLLVMNDTRVIKARLYGRKASGGAIEALVERVLDDHHALAHVRASKSPKPGTRLLFADRWEAEMVERQGELFLLRFLGDRDVYAILDDAGKLPLPPYIERAAGGDDESRYQTVYARERGAVAAPTAGLHFTDEILAAIRARGIGTATVTLHVGAGTFQPVRVDNIDEHKMHSERFEIPVGTVDAIAACHAAGGRVVAVGTTSMRALEAAAQDGALRAGRGETDIFITPGYRFRVVDRLLTNFHLPKSTLLMLVSAFAGIDTLRGAYRHAVEQEYRFFSYGDAMLLEKETRA, via the coding sequence ATGCTGCTTTCCGAATTCGATTACGACCTTCCCGAGCGCCTGATCGCGCAGTTTCCTCCCGAACAGCGCGGCAACAGCCGGTTGCTGCACGTTGAGGGCGACCGCCTGAGCGACCTGCGTTTTCCCGACCTCATCGGGCTGCTCGCCCCCGGCGACCTGCTGGTGATGAACGATACCCGCGTCATCAAGGCACGGCTGTACGGCCGCAAGGCCAGCGGCGGTGCGATCGAGGCGCTGGTCGAGCGCGTGCTCGACGATCACCATGCGCTGGCTCATGTCCGCGCCTCCAAATCGCCGAAGCCGGGCACCCGGCTGCTGTTTGCCGACCGCTGGGAGGCGGAGATGGTCGAACGCCAGGGCGAACTGTTCCTGCTGCGCTTCCTCGGCGACCGCGACGTATACGCGATCCTCGACGACGCCGGCAAGCTGCCGCTGCCTCCATATATCGAGCGGGCCGCCGGCGGTGACGACGAGTCGCGCTATCAGACCGTGTATGCCCGCGAACGCGGCGCCGTGGCGGCGCCGACGGCCGGCCTGCACTTCACCGACGAGATCCTCGCCGCCATCCGCGCGCGCGGCATCGGCACGGCGACGGTCACGCTGCATGTCGGCGCCGGCACTTTCCAGCCGGTGCGGGTCGACAATATCGACGAACACAAGATGCACAGCGAACGCTTCGAGATTCCGGTCGGGACCGTGGACGCGATCGCCGCCTGCCATGCGGCCGGTGGCCGCGTGGTTGCCGTCGGCACCACCTCGATGCGCGCGCTGGAAGCGGCGGCCCAGGACGGCGCGCTGCGCGCCGGCCGCGGTGAGACCGACATTTTCATCACGCCGGGCTACCGCTTCCGGGTGGTCGACCGCCTGCTGACCAATTTCCACCTGCCGAAGTCCACGCTGCTGATGCTGGTCAGTGCCTTTGCCGGCATCGACACCCTGCGCGGCGCATACCGGCATGCGGTGGAACAGGAATACCGCTTCTTCAGCTATGGCGACGCCATGCTGCTGGAAAAGGAGACCCGCGCATGA